A DNA window from Pseudodesulfovibrio thermohalotolerans contains the following coding sequences:
- a CDS encoding MarR family winged helix-turn-helix transcriptional regulator → MNFDRLNPKESVGFLSWKASRVFANDLAVRFAEAGVKITVEQWRALLPAYKIDGLTQGRLCDMLSQEKTGVSRLVAALEKHGLVRREPGDDDRRVKCIYITKKGRELVDFTLDIVLESRAAIVRHVDPEDLAVCKRVLWQLIEPHLDEACCMRNESC, encoded by the coding sequence ATGAATTTTGACCGTCTGAACCCGAAGGAATCCGTTGGTTTCCTTTCCTGGAAGGCGTCCCGCGTCTTTGCCAACGATCTGGCCGTCCGCTTCGCCGAAGCGGGGGTCAAGATCACGGTGGAGCAGTGGCGCGCCTTGTTGCCCGCGTACAAGATCGACGGGCTGACTCAGGGAAGGCTTTGTGATATGCTCTCCCAGGAAAAAACCGGTGTCAGCCGTCTTGTGGCGGCCCTGGAAAAACATGGCCTCGTACGCCGAGAGCCGGGGGACGACGACCGAAGGGTCAAGTGCATATACATAACCAAGAAGGGCCGTGAACTGGTGGATTTCACCCTGGACATAGTTCTGGAGAGCCGCGCCGCGATAGTCAGGCATGTGGACCCAGAGGACCTCGCCGTGTGCAAGCGGGTTCTGTGGCAGCTCATCGAACCCCACCTGGACGAAGCCTGTTGCATGAGGAACGAATCATGTTGA
- a CDS encoding efflux RND transporter permease subunit: MDIVGTAIRKPVAVLVGVILVVMFGAVALLGLPYQLSPNVTEPVITVTTTWTGATPYEMERDVAEEQEKVLKGIPGLTEMESANYNARTELTLTFEIGTEIDSALLRVSNKLDEVPEYPDDVDRPIISATGATTSPVIWMVLETLPGNDKDVTTYRTFFENEVRQYIERVPGVAELFIGGGREDEMDVIVDPVKLASYNLTATELIEVLRSENVSVSAGTLGVGRRDYRIRTPADFKTPEDVESVVISSSGQYRVNLGDVATVSRGNEKPTVAMRHNGKTGMVVGVRPEPGTNILTMTDSVHQVIEDLNAGRLAGQGVRFNWVYDQRPYINGAIDLVQRNILIGSVLAIAVLFIFLQSVSSTVIVAVSIPVSIVGAFIIFAAVGRSLNIVSMAGISFAVGMLVDNAIVVLENVDRHRRMGKSSFKAAYDGASEVWGAVLASTLTTVAVFLPVVFMEQEAGQLFKDIAIAVTCAIVLSMLVSVLVIPMLANQFYRIADRRKRPGGGEDGPRAPAGLSLVKRVMAPLTLVGGKSADGIINLLSLAIDNWKGRLITVFALTAVSVLMVVTMFPKMEYLPQGNRNLILNILIPPPGLSFEERDDIGKYVFDRVRPRFRKEVDGTPGVDELFYVSAPTINLFGAISTQEQNAGKLIPELMGIIRSIPGMFGVSLQASIFEQGLGEGRVINVDFSGEDLNQLVSAAGAMFGMTMQTIHGAQIRPIPSLELLYPEVRFHPYRDRLKAVGLSSEDLGTALDVILDGRQVGDFKEEGKKKIDLVLKASAEDVATPEELYSQLVATPKGWAVPLSSLAAMENTYGVTQIRHLERQRTITLQVTPPVDMPLQSAMEIIEQQLLPQVEQTGLMHGVSVRLSGAADKLTVTREALQWNFILALVITYLLMSALFENFIYPLIIMFTVPLAGAGGFMGLRLENLFIAPQPLDILTMLGFVILIGVVVNNAILIVHQSLGNVREQGMDYKEAVLEATRTRLRPIYMSATTSVFGMLPLAVAPGPGSELYRGLGAVVLGGLALSTVFTVFVIPALLMFVIPMEKRGGKREEA, from the coding sequence GTGGATATCGTCGGAACCGCCATACGTAAGCCCGTGGCCGTCCTGGTGGGCGTCATCCTCGTCGTCATGTTCGGCGCGGTGGCTCTGCTCGGCCTGCCGTACCAGCTCTCGCCCAACGTGACCGAGCCGGTCATCACCGTGACCACCACCTGGACCGGGGCCACGCCTTACGAGATGGAGCGCGATGTGGCCGAGGAGCAGGAAAAGGTACTCAAAGGCATCCCCGGCCTGACCGAGATGGAGAGCGCCAACTACAACGCCCGCACCGAACTGACCCTGACTTTCGAGATCGGCACCGAGATCGACAGCGCCCTGCTACGCGTGTCCAATAAGCTCGACGAGGTGCCGGAATACCCGGACGACGTGGACCGGCCGATCATCTCGGCCACGGGCGCGACCACCTCCCCGGTCATCTGGATGGTCCTCGAAACCCTGCCGGGCAACGACAAGGACGTGACCACCTACCGGACGTTCTTCGAAAACGAGGTCCGGCAGTACATCGAGCGCGTCCCGGGCGTGGCCGAGCTGTTCATCGGGGGCGGGCGCGAGGACGAGATGGACGTCATCGTCGATCCAGTCAAGCTCGCTTCCTACAACCTGACCGCCACCGAATTGATCGAGGTGCTCAGGAGCGAGAACGTGTCCGTGTCGGCGGGCACCCTGGGGGTTGGCCGCCGGGACTACCGCATCCGCACCCCCGCCGACTTCAAGACCCCGGAGGACGTCGAGTCCGTGGTCATCTCCTCGTCCGGCCAGTACCGCGTCAACCTGGGCGACGTGGCCACGGTGTCGCGCGGCAACGAGAAGCCCACAGTGGCCATGCGCCACAACGGCAAGACCGGCATGGTCGTGGGCGTGCGCCCCGAGCCGGGCACCAACATCCTGACCATGACCGACAGCGTCCATCAGGTCATCGAGGACCTCAACGCCGGACGCCTGGCCGGGCAGGGCGTGCGTTTCAACTGGGTCTACGACCAGCGGCCGTACATCAACGGCGCCATCGACCTGGTCCAGCGCAACATCCTCATCGGCTCGGTCCTGGCCATCGCAGTCCTGTTCATCTTTCTCCAGTCCGTCAGCTCCACGGTTATCGTGGCCGTGAGCATACCGGTGTCCATTGTGGGCGCGTTCATCATCTTCGCGGCCGTCGGGCGGTCCCTGAACATCGTCTCCATGGCGGGCATCTCGTTCGCCGTGGGCATGCTCGTGGACAACGCCATCGTGGTCCTTGAAAACGTGGACCGCCACAGGCGCATGGGCAAATCGTCGTTCAAGGCCGCCTACGACGGGGCTAGCGAGGTCTGGGGCGCGGTCCTGGCCTCCACCCTGACCACCGTGGCCGTGTTCCTGCCCGTGGTCTTCATGGAGCAGGAGGCCGGGCAGCTGTTCAAGGACATCGCCATCGCCGTGACCTGCGCCATCGTCCTGTCCATGCTCGTGTCCGTCCTGGTTATCCCCATGCTGGCCAACCAGTTCTACCGCATCGCGGACCGCCGCAAACGGCCCGGGGGCGGGGAGGACGGGCCGCGCGCACCGGCCGGGCTGTCCCTGGTCAAGCGGGTGATGGCCCCCCTGACCTTGGTCGGCGGCAAGTCGGCCGACGGGATCATCAACCTGCTCTCCCTGGCCATCGACAACTGGAAGGGGCGGCTGATCACGGTTTTCGCCCTGACCGCCGTGTCCGTGCTCATGGTCGTGACCATGTTCCCGAAGATGGAGTACCTTCCCCAGGGCAACCGCAATCTCATCCTGAACATCCTCATTCCGCCGCCAGGCCTGTCCTTCGAGGAGCGCGACGACATCGGCAAGTACGTCTTCGACCGGGTCAGGCCCCGGTTCCGCAAGGAAGTGGACGGCACTCCCGGCGTGGACGAGCTCTTCTACGTGTCCGCGCCGACCATCAATCTGTTCGGGGCCATTTCCACCCAGGAGCAGAACGCGGGCAAGCTCATCCCCGAGCTCATGGGGATCATCAGATCCATTCCCGGCATGTTCGGCGTGTCGCTCCAGGCGTCCATCTTCGAACAGGGGCTGGGCGAAGGCCGGGTCATCAACGTGGATTTCTCGGGCGAGGACTTGAACCAGCTAGTGTCCGCGGCCGGGGCCATGTTCGGCATGACCATGCAGACCATCCACGGTGCGCAGATCCGGCCCATCCCGTCCCTGGAACTGCTTTACCCCGAGGTGCGCTTCCATCCCTACCGCGACCGGCTCAAGGCCGTGGGGCTGAGTTCGGAAGACCTGGGTACCGCGCTGGACGTCATCCTGGACGGACGCCAGGTGGGCGACTTTAAGGAAGAGGGCAAGAAAAAGATCGACCTGGTGCTCAAGGCCTCGGCCGAGGACGTGGCCACGCCCGAGGAACTGTATTCGCAGCTCGTGGCCACTCCCAAGGGATGGGCCGTGCCGCTGTCGTCGCTGGCCGCCATGGAGAACACCTATGGAGTGACTCAGATCCGCCATCTGGAGAGGCAGCGGACCATCACCCTCCAGGTCACGCCGCCCGTGGACATGCCCCTGCAATCCGCCATGGAGATCATCGAACAGCAACTTTTGCCCCAGGTGGAGCAGACCGGGCTCATGCACGGCGTGTCCGTGCGGTTGTCCGGCGCGGCCGACAAGCTCACCGTGACCCGAGAGGCACTCCAGTGGAACTTCATCCTGGCGCTGGTCATCACCTACCTGCTCATGTCCGCGCTGTTCGAAAATTTTATCTACCCGCTGATCATCATGTTCACCGTACCCCTGGCGGGTGCAGGCGGGTTCATGGGGCTGCGCCTGGAAAATCTGTTCATCGCTCCACAGCCCCTCGACATCCTGACCATGCTCGGGTTCGTCATCCTTATCGGTGTGGTCGTGAACAACGCCATCCTTATCGTCCACCAGTCGCTCGGCAACGTCCGGGAACAAGGCATGGACTACAAGGAAGCAGTGCTCGAAGCCACCCGGACCAGGTTGCGGCCTATTTACATGTCCGCCACCACCTCGGTTTTCGGAATGCTCCCCCTGGCCGTGGCTCCCGGCCCCGGCTCCGAGCTGTATCGCGGCCTGGGAGCGGTGGTTCTGGGCGGGCTGGCCTTGTCCACGGTTTTTACCGTGTTCGTCATTCCGGCTCTGCTCATGTTCGTCATCCCCATGGAGAAGCGGGGCGGCAAGCGCGAAGAAGCCTGA
- the cbiR gene encoding cobamide remodeling phosphodiesterase CbiR: MRFPFNLAAPSAVLPAGVAENSLFLADFFPEIALLFFETESCLAYTDEDLPPWLADLPCSWHVHMPLDLPWEAGIDTVWQKIDGLIDKLALVSPHAYVLHPPTAPDMLPALADRLRDKGVPPSRFLIENVGLCSLTPVWDEVVEGGFSACLDIGHILAYGQRDILRLPGLWERVRMLHVYGAERDMRHWPLRELDPVGQVLLRHLVDRTSDITLTLEVFREEELFDSLDLFAQWFSQWSNNK; the protein is encoded by the coding sequence GTGCGCTTCCCGTTCAATCTGGCCGCGCCCTCGGCCGTGCTGCCCGCCGGGGTGGCCGAAAACAGCCTGTTCCTGGCCGATTTTTTCCCTGAGATCGCGCTGCTGTTCTTCGAAACCGAATCCTGCCTGGCCTACACCGACGAGGACCTGCCGCCCTGGCTGGCAGACCTGCCCTGTTCCTGGCACGTGCACATGCCGCTGGACCTGCCGTGGGAAGCGGGCATCGACACGGTCTGGCAAAAGATCGACGGGCTGATCGACAAGCTCGCCCTGGTCTCGCCCCATGCCTACGTGCTGCATCCGCCCACCGCGCCCGACATGCTCCCGGCCCTGGCGGACCGACTGCGGGACAAAGGCGTGCCGCCGTCCCGCTTCCTCATCGAGAACGTTGGCCTGTGCAGCCTGACCCCGGTATGGGACGAGGTCGTCGAGGGCGGCTTCTCCGCCTGCCTGGACATCGGCCATATCCTGGCTTACGGACAGCGCGACATTCTCCGACTGCCCGGCCTCTGGGAGCGCGTTCGAATGCTGCATGTCTACGGGGCCGAACGGGACATGCGCCACTGGCCCCTGCGCGAGCTGGACCCGGTGGGACAGGTCCTGCTGCGGCACCTGGTAGATCGGACCTCGGACATCACCCTGACCCTTGAAGTCTTCCGCGAAGAGGAGCTGTTCGACTCCTTGGACCTCTTCGCCCAATGGTTTTCGCAATGGAGCAA
- a CDS encoding late competence development ComFB family protein: protein MLKKTLKIRGVDVSKIANRNENRVATLIPEIIEEYYEDYIFEDLDIQDIYALTLNLLPAAYAQAGSIVLSDRISDYEIRSRIRDAVERVLDNPTRAND from the coding sequence ATGCTCAAAAAAACGTTGAAGATACGCGGGGTGGACGTCTCCAAAATAGCGAACCGCAATGAAAACCGGGTTGCCACGCTGATCCCGGAGATCATCGAGGAATATTACGAAGACTATATTTTCGAGGACCTCGACATCCAGGACATCTACGCCCTGACCCTGAATTTGCTCCCGGCCGCCTATGCCCAGGCCGGGTCCATCGTCCTCTCCGACCGCATCTCGGATTACGAAATCCGGTCCCGAATCCGGGACGCGGTGGAGCGGGTCCTGGACAACCCCACCCGAGCGAACGATTAA
- a CDS encoding efflux RND transporter periplasmic adaptor subunit, with translation MKRFLKSAVVFCLAVLLAVPALAQAPGASPASPVVTAKVTCGDMAPHIEFIGTVYFTETSNVAAEVEGKVVSLDVEDGQRVAKGDPLVVLSSDILDSSIANARALVDQAQADYELAKLENERTTKLFKSRTVAEGEYDDKRLSALSAEKNMIAARAILNRLLTERGKKTIRAPYDGVVLERRAFRGDWVSVGATVAVMAADKDFDVVVNAPREAFGVVKPGLKVTVKVAGRDVEGSVFAAIPKGDVATRTFPVKIRVHNDGFLAEGMEARVVLPKGLGGKTLIVPRDAIISSRGQMVVWAVVDGKADPMPVYVVGYRGMEAGVKSKTLREGMDVVVKGNERLQPQQPVAAQPAGLP, from the coding sequence ATGAAGAGATTCCTGAAGAGTGCGGTAGTCTTTTGCCTAGCGGTCCTGCTGGCCGTTCCGGCCCTGGCCCAGGCGCCGGGTGCGAGTCCCGCGTCCCCTGTGGTCACGGCCAAGGTGACCTGCGGCGACATGGCTCCCCATATCGAATTCATCGGCACGGTTTATTTCACGGAAACTTCCAACGTGGCCGCCGAGGTCGAGGGCAAGGTTGTGTCCTTGGACGTGGAGGACGGCCAGCGCGTCGCCAAGGGCGATCCCCTGGTGGTCCTTTCTTCGGACATTCTGGACAGTAGCATCGCCAACGCTCGAGCCCTGGTGGATCAGGCCCAGGCCGACTACGAGCTGGCCAAGCTCGAAAACGAGCGGACCACCAAATTGTTCAAGAGCCGCACCGTGGCCGAGGGCGAATACGACGACAAGCGGCTGTCCGCCCTGTCCGCCGAAAAGAATATGATCGCCGCCCGGGCCATTCTTAACCGGCTGCTCACAGAGCGCGGCAAGAAGACCATCCGCGCGCCCTACGACGGCGTTGTCCTGGAGCGCAGGGCGTTTCGGGGCGACTGGGTCTCCGTGGGCGCCACCGTGGCCGTCATGGCCGCGGACAAGGATTTCGACGTGGTGGTCAACGCCCCGCGTGAGGCCTTCGGCGTGGTCAAGCCTGGCCTGAAGGTGACCGTCAAGGTGGCGGGCCGTGACGTGGAGGGTTCGGTCTTTGCGGCCATTCCCAAGGGCGACGTGGCTACGCGCACCTTTCCGGTCAAGATTCGCGTGCACAACGACGGGTTCCTGGCCGAGGGCATGGAGGCCCGGGTGGTCCTGCCCAAGGGATTGGGCGGAAAGACCCTGATCGTGCCGCGCGACGCGATCATCTCCTCCCGCGGGCAGATGGTCGTCTGGGCCGTGGTGGACGGCAAGGCCGACCCCATGCCCGTGTACGTGGTCGGCTACCGGGGCATGGAGGCCGGGGTTAAGTCCAAGACCCTGCGGGAGGGCATGGACGTGGTCGTCAAGGGCAACGAGCGGCTCCAGCCGCAACAGCCCGTGGCTGCGCAACCCGCCGGGCTGCCCTAG
- a CDS encoding UvrD-helicase domain-containing protein: MERFTADLHIHSRFSRATSKNLTIRNLAAWGRLKGLSVLGSGDFTHPEWLAEIEEQLEDNGKGLFVLREPDGLEKEIPTFDGEIPGRTRFMLQTEISSIYKRGGKVRKVHNLVFMPNLDAVYKFNERLGEVGNLASDGRPILGLDSRDLLDLVLDTHSQAFLVPAHIWTPWFSLFGSKSGFNSIRECFGDYAEEIFAMETGLSSDPEMNWTWSELDRIRLISNSDAHSGEKLGRETNLFRGEISYEGIYRALRGEGLGNKFLGTVEFFPEEGKYHMDGHRKCGVSMDPHETIARDGICPVCGKPVTVGVYNRVLELADREEPVQPAGAPGFVSLIPLKEILSEVLGVGPGSKKVNHLYMKLIREFGNELDILQRAPAEDLNRFSCHLAEGITRMRDGQVIRKAGFDGEFGVISVFSEKERAQIKNGGELIHIPRPEPRPDPGLTTPCRAVARPKIEAVPLSYNQGQRQAIDAGPGPVLVLAGPGTGKTQTLMGRVERLMDEGVNPKRILALTFTKRAAQEMRDRLHALRGENAEMPQAGTLHSLCFDYWKHAYSETPIVVPEDAAKKLFVEVNPDFSGRNLNHYWNKYLLAREQLTELPENLAEAHINYGNQKNHWDLVDYTDLLEFMLEQSGAPTFHMPYSHVLVDEVQDLSPLQLAVIKGIAGTAGEGLFFIGDPKQSIYGFRGAVGNVEEHLKGLWPNIKSITLTDNYRSGQTILDGAGNLFPDSPRLTARKDITATMHMFEAPDSLHEATWISDKIKGLIGATSHSIADNEGGGEMAPGDIAVLVRFKQIIPTIEKALKRAGVPVSTPELEGFWQEPRVAAILKAAQQFLGMTLSGVEDTIEIPDHILAKGPVGLAAYLNETPPFDQFFWDSRQFKELKAEFDRRGGWQGLVNWVSLQTELELVRRTAEKVQIMTLHASKGLEFEAVFMPACEEGILPFAGMDLLTAKITLTPGRGQRFHEERRLMYVGMTRARRNLYLTYAQERQLFGRTLSLPRSRYLREIPEALLTKSALAARKVTKEKQLGLLD; the protein is encoded by the coding sequence ATGGAAAGATTCACCGCCGACCTGCACATTCATTCCCGTTTTTCGCGTGCCACCAGCAAGAACCTGACCATCCGGAACCTGGCTGCCTGGGGTCGTCTCAAGGGACTTTCCGTCCTTGGCTCGGGCGACTTCACCCACCCCGAATGGCTGGCCGAAATCGAAGAGCAACTGGAGGACAACGGCAAGGGCCTTTTCGTCCTCAGGGAGCCCGACGGGCTGGAAAAGGAAATCCCCACCTTTGACGGAGAGATTCCCGGCCGCACCCGTTTCATGCTCCAGACGGAGATCAGCTCGATCTACAAGCGCGGCGGCAAGGTCCGCAAGGTGCACAACCTTGTCTTCATGCCCAACCTGGACGCGGTGTACAAATTCAACGAAAGGCTCGGCGAAGTGGGCAACCTGGCCTCGGATGGCCGTCCCATCCTCGGACTGGACTCCCGCGATCTTCTGGACCTGGTGCTGGACACCCACTCGCAGGCATTCCTGGTCCCGGCCCACATCTGGACGCCGTGGTTCTCCCTGTTCGGCTCCAAATCCGGCTTCAATTCCATCCGCGAATGCTTCGGCGACTACGCCGAGGAGATATTCGCCATGGAGACCGGACTTTCCTCGGACCCCGAAATGAACTGGACTTGGTCCGAACTGGACCGCATTAGGCTCATCTCCAACTCCGACGCCCACTCCGGCGAAAAGCTCGGCCGGGAAACCAACCTGTTCCGCGGCGAAATTTCCTATGAAGGCATCTACCGCGCCCTGCGCGGCGAAGGGCTGGGGAACAAATTCCTCGGCACAGTCGAATTCTTCCCCGAGGAGGGCAAGTACCACATGGACGGCCACCGCAAATGCGGCGTATCCATGGATCCCCACGAGACCATCGCCCGCGACGGCATCTGCCCGGTCTGCGGCAAGCCCGTGACCGTGGGCGTATACAACCGCGTGCTGGAACTGGCGGACCGCGAGGAGCCGGTCCAGCCTGCGGGCGCGCCCGGCTTCGTCTCGCTCATTCCGCTCAAGGAGATCCTATCCGAGGTGCTCGGCGTCGGTCCGGGCTCCAAGAAGGTCAACCACCTTTACATGAAGCTCATTCGGGAGTTCGGCAACGAACTCGACATCCTCCAGCGGGCACCCGCCGAGGATCTCAACCGCTTTTCCTGCCACCTGGCCGAAGGCATCACCCGTATGCGCGACGGGCAGGTCATCCGCAAAGCCGGGTTCGACGGTGAATTCGGCGTCATCTCGGTCTTCTCGGAAAAAGAGCGGGCCCAGATCAAGAACGGGGGCGAACTGATCCACATTCCCCGTCCCGAACCCCGGCCCGATCCGGGGCTGACCACGCCCTGCCGCGCCGTCGCAAGGCCCAAGATCGAGGCCGTGCCGCTGTCCTACAACCAGGGCCAGCGGCAAGCCATCGACGCGGGCCCCGGCCCGGTGCTTGTCCTTGCCGGTCCCGGCACGGGCAAGACCCAGACCCTCATGGGACGGGTGGAACGGCTCATGGACGAAGGCGTCAACCCCAAGCGCATCCTGGCCCTGACCTTCACCAAGCGGGCCGCCCAGGAAATGCGCGACAGGCTGCACGCCCTTCGCGGCGAAAATGCCGAGATGCCCCAGGCGGGCACCCTGCATTCCCTGTGCTTCGACTACTGGAAGCACGCCTATTCCGAGACGCCCATCGTGGTGCCCGAGGACGCGGCCAAAAAACTTTTCGTCGAGGTCAACCCGGATTTTTCGGGCAGGAACCTCAACCACTATTGGAACAAGTACCTCCTGGCCCGGGAACAACTGACCGAGTTACCCGAGAATCTGGCCGAGGCGCACATCAACTACGGCAACCAGAAAAACCACTGGGACCTGGTCGACTATACCGACCTGCTGGAGTTCATGCTCGAACAGAGCGGCGCGCCCACTTTCCACATGCCCTACAGCCATGTCCTGGTGGACGAGGTCCAGGACCTCAGCCCCCTGCAACTGGCCGTCATCAAGGGCATCGCCGGAACCGCGGGCGAGGGACTGTTCTTCATCGGCGACCCCAAGCAGTCCATTTACGGATTCCGGGGTGCCGTGGGCAATGTGGAGGAACACCTCAAGGGACTGTGGCCGAACATCAAATCCATCACCCTGACCGACAACTACCGCTCTGGCCAGACCATCCTTGATGGCGCGGGCAACCTTTTCCCGGACTCGCCGCGCCTCACGGCCCGCAAGGACATCACCGCCACCATGCACATGTTCGAGGCCCCGGACTCCCTGCATGAGGCCACCTGGATCAGCGACAAGATCAAGGGGCTCATCGGGGCCACCAGCCACTCCATCGCGGACAACGAGGGAGGCGGCGAAATGGCTCCGGGCGACATCGCCGTGCTGGTGCGCTTCAAGCAGATCATCCCGACCATCGAAAAGGCGCTCAAGCGCGCCGGCGTGCCCGTGTCCACCCCCGAACTGGAAGGATTCTGGCAGGAACCGCGCGTGGCCGCCATCCTCAAGGCCGCGCAGCAATTCCTGGGCATGACCCTGTCCGGCGTGGAAGACACCATCGAGATTCCGGATCACATTCTGGCCAAGGGCCCCGTCGGCCTGGCCGCCTACCTGAACGAAACCCCGCCCTTCGACCAGTTTTTCTGGGACAGCCGCCAGTTCAAGGAACTCAAGGCCGAATTCGACCGGCGCGGCGGCTGGCAGGGGTTGGTCAACTGGGTATCGTTGCAAACTGAGCTGGAACTTGTCCGCCGAACCGCGGAGAAGGTCCAGATCATGACCCTGCACGCCTCCAAGGGGCTGGAATTCGAAGCCGTGTTCATGCCCGCCTGCGAGGAAGGCATCCTGCCGTTCGCGGGCATGGACCTCCTCACCGCAAAAATCACTCTGACCCCCGGCCGGGGGCAGCGTTTCCACGAGGAACGCCGCCTCATGTACGTGGGTATGACGCGCGCGCGGCGCAATCTCTATCTCACCTACGCCCAGGAAAGACAGCTCTTCGGCAGGACCCTGTCTCTGCCGAGGTCACGCTATCTGCGGGAAATCCCCGAGGCACTCCTGACAAAATCAGCCCTGGCCGCACGCAAGGTGACCAAGGAAAAGCAGCTCGGCCTGCTCGACTAG